Sequence from the Lycium ferocissimum isolate CSIRO_LF1 unplaced genomic scaffold, AGI_CSIRO_Lferr_CH_V1 ctg1011, whole genome shotgun sequence genome:
AAGTCGGGGACTTGGTCCTGCGAAAAGTCACGCTCCATACCAAGAACCCCAACAAGGGAAAATTAGGCCCGAACTAGAAAGGACCGTACAGAATCACCGATATAACCGGGAAGGGTTCCTACCAGCTCACGCCCGAAGACGGAAAACAGCTACAAAACAACTGGAATGTTGCCCGTCTAAAACGATACTACTGTTGAGGTATGAATTATTCTTTACATTTCAAGTTTTTGAGGCTAACCCTTGCAGGTATACAACAAGGATGGACATCGAGAACAACACATTGGAAGACAAGAGGCCATAGAGCTAGGACTGAAAGCacgtgctgcactctttttcccttcgtccggttttgtcccgaagtgggttttTCGAcgaggtttttaatgaggcagcgccGTACAGCGTGCTACCCAAAGTTAGAGAGATCGGTCAATAGTACTCGAGCCCTCATACTTCGGCCTCCAGTACTCGGGGACTATCATACCTTGGGCAAAATGCACAGCCTCCACGGCAACCGTGCTCGGTACCTATTCAAAGCCAAGGCTTGAACGGTAGGATTCattgtaagggccaaacgatCGATTGAATTGTGCCCGCTTAGTCTTTTCTTGCCATGGCAACTATTGTAGGCATGAATGTAATTGTTTGCCCCCGATCCGATCAATGAACTTAGAAATTTCCTCAAAGTATCATTCTTCTATGACCATTTCTCTTACATTGGTATATTCAGTTACTATGATGCATTTAAAGGGTACCGGACCCCAGGAGTCCGAAGTATAAAAATCGAAGGCTAAAGCCCTAATTattaaagactacggtctaaatTATTGAATATTACGGTCTAAATTattaaagactacggtctaaatTATAAATACTACGGTCTAAATAattaaagactacggtctaaataattaaagactacggtctaaatTATAGAGATTACAGTCTAAATTATTAAAGACTACGATCCAAATTATTAAAGACTACGGTCCAAATTATTAAAGACTAAGGTCTAAATTGTTAAAAACTGCGGTTTAAGACATCAAAGGCTTTGGCCGAACAAGATCCGAAGCCATAGAGATTTCGATCTAAACACATAGTGCAACTCGGGGACGTCTAAGTGTGCAAACAGGAAAGTAAGGCTCGTATGTATTCGGTAAAGTACCACCGGTTCAAACTAAGATGCAACCGGTCTCGGAGTCATTCCTAAAACTTTTGTTAAGGCAGTCACTAATTGTTATAAATCCTAAACAAAAAGGATAGATGAATATCGAACATCGAGAGGTGACGATTAAAGTCGAGACAaaaacattcatatatatatatattcaaaatatttacaaaggcCCAAAAAATGGCCTCAAactcaaaaagaaaattacataAAGAAACAACAATCTAAGGCTTCTAAGCCTATTCTTCATCAGAGCCACCGGAACCTCAATCTGAATCAGCATCACTGTCTGACCCTTCGGGCTGATACTTGGCCTTTGCCTCCGCCTCGAGCCTCCTGGACACTACGAGCTCGGCCGCTACGTCTACTCCCTAGGATTGGACCTCCTCCAGTGCTTCCCTTCGGGATAAGCAACACATATATTCAGCTCTGTCACTACTCCGTCATTCTGTCGCTTCGACATCGGCTTTGTACTGAGCCAACATGTCATCAACATCAGAGAGTTATTCCAAGGCTTCATTGAGTTTGAGCTTCAGCTCGGTATTCTCATGGCCAAGAGTGTCACGCTCTGACTCAGCCGAGGTAAGCTTCTCCCGGAGTTCTCCATTGAGCTGAGACCATTTATCGGCCTTATCCACTGCTACCCGGAGCTTCTGCTTGAGCGACGCTAAACCCTCCTTAAGGGAGTCCTTCTCTGAAGCCAGGCCGTCCGTCTTGCTCTTGAAGGCTCCGAGCTCAGCCTTGAGTTCATCAAGCTCGGACCAGAGTTGCTCGATCTGGGTGACTTTCTCCCTGGCCTGAGAAGTAGTGGTATTAGCATCAGCTGTTAACCGACTGTTGTAAACTTCAAAAATCCTTACCTTCTCGGCCAGGAGGTCCCGTTCTTCTCGGGTTTTCTCCAAATCTGATTGAAGGGTGGAGGGGTCGGGCATACCTCTGATGTACTCCTCTCGTTGTTCGTAGAGTCGTTTGTATGACTCCGTCTGTTGGGTCTGGTCTCGGAGCCTATCCCCGAGACGGTCCACCTCCATCCTTATCGAAGAAAGCTTTCGTGGTGAAGTACGGAGGCCTGagacaaaagaagaagttaattATCAGGACGAGAGGAAAAAATTAGGActtagtataaaaataaaaataaaataaggcaTACCCGGTTCATAGCCTGCTGGGCCTCGTTAAAGAGGCACGATTCATCGACCTAGTTCATTTTTCGCAGGTCCTCCTCGGTCACCAAAGCGCGCAAATAGCTGGCCACTCCAACTAAATCGAACAACATGTTCACATTTGTCGGCACCAAAAATGTAACCTTCTTCATATAGTTTGGATCTGTGCTCGGGGCAGGGAACTGCTTCTCTATCGGGGGTCCAGAGATGACCCCAAATGGGGTGGCCTTTCTAGGAACTGTCAGGTGTTCAAACCCAGAGTAGTACTCTACCACGCTGGTTTTCCCATCTCCAAACAGGTGATTAATGATTTGGTCGAAGGACCGAGATGGATCCGTCGGTTTCTCTTCTGCACCAACGCCCTCAGAATGGGTAGGTATTCGTCGAGGCGACGACTCCGGTGTGTGTGTGGTGGCCTCAGCTAATATAGATATATCCCTGTCCAGGTGCAGTAATTCATCCTTGTAAAGAGATTGGGCTGGGGTAGGAAAAGCTCCCTCCGAAACAGCAGCAACAGCAGAGACTCCCTTCGTTTGGTCAGTGGTTTCCGGAACTACTGATGAGGGAGCTGTATTCTTTGAGCTTTTCAGCTCTTGGTTGGTGTTTTCCAAATCTTGGAGGTCCGGGTCGACGCCTTCCGATCTCAGGGGCTGGACTACCGAGGATAACAAGACATCCTCGTCCTCAGAATAGTCTTTGAGCCTACCAGGGGTATCGAAACCCAAGACCTGGGCCTTAGTGGTCTTTTGGGAGATGCCCCTTTTGACCTTGCTCAccatcttccttttcttcttacCCTCAGCAGGATCATCGGAAGGGTCAGGAGACCATTTTTTCTTCTCTGTGGGTTTTTCCTCCTCTGCTGGGGCTTCGTCCTCCAAAGGCAAGCCCGACGCATCAGTATCGGTGCTTTTTCGGAGTGTGGTGATGTTCGATAAGCTTGCAAGAAAAAGAACGGAGAGACCAGTTAATAACCGACAAATTGAGCAAAGAGGTAAGGGGTATGTTGGCCTGAGGTACTCATCGTGATATAGAGCCTCCAATCTGTCTTTTGAAAGTAACTGCCACCTGCGCTCGGCATAAGAGAGCTGGCTACATATACTCTCAACCCAAAGTTTGAACTTTGGAACTGCATTAAGGACTTGAGGAGTGGCTGCAAATAAAAGCAAAGTTTGCGGTCTTAAAAATACGGTACCAGAAAGATTTTCATCTACTGGAAGGGAGATGCACTTACGCTTTGGGTTCCACTTCTCGGGAAACGGAAGCTTATTGGAGGGGATGAGGTCCTCGGTCCTCACTCGGACGAACCTGCTTTGCCATCCTCGTCGATACTCGAAAAAGGAGCTTTCTTCGCTCGTGGGGCAAGCTTGATCAAACTACCCCGGAACACTCGGGGATTGTACAATGGGAGGGGGTGGTCTACTGTGAAGGGCTCCTTCTTATTGTCCATAAAATAAAGGAGGAGTGTTACAATTCTCCAAAAGGAGGGGTAAATTTGATCGAGGCAAAGGTCGTGCCTCTTACAAAACTCTACAACCACCGAGTTGAGAGGGCCAAACGTGAAGGGATAAGTGTAAACACTTAGATACCCTTTCACATAAGTCGTGATGTCTTCCTCGAGGCTGGGGATGACGATGCTTTTCCCCTTCCAGTCACAGTCTTCCCGGACCTTCACGAGTTTGTCCGAGGTAATGGCACAGAGATACtgctgttataccccattttaaccgggtcaaagcggagtacaacatattggtgattcctaattctttaacttaaggagtcgccacctaattattttaacggtgaattaggacacctattttaactaagtaaATGCCTAAAATAAACTCCAATTTTAAAGGTCTTACTAACCTAataaattctaggtaagggttctaaataTCCTAATGGAAAGGTCTTAGGCATCCATTAGAATCCGTTAATTACGGTTACCgatcaaacttaggttaatttaAAAGGGGTAAGTGTaagcgtaaaaaaaaaaatgtttaaagtCCACGTTTTAAGAGGAAACTAACTAAATTAACTTAGAGAAAAGCATTTATGTCAACTTTGTTTAAGAAGATCATCTTTTGAAATCCATTTCCTCATTTGAAAACGATGCTAATGACACCCTTTAATCTTTATTAaaaatactaattttttttttgtcgtgaataatatttaaaaattaagatGACTCTACTTATATTCAAGGAAGGATTAGATTCGTTAGAAAAATGAAGGCTACTTCGTACAATAGATTTATTTAGTGAAAATATTTAAGCAAACTCCAACACCTGAAATAACATTATTAACTAAAGTAAAACCTTGAATGAAACTTGGCTTTTAAATTAGACTTCATTCTCAAAAGGCAACTTGAAGTAAAAATTagcaaaagtttttttttttttttaaaaaaaaaaaaaaaaaaaaaacatcatttGCTGGAAGAAAGCTAGACATTGAACGTTTAACCAAAAGATAGATAAGACTTATTTGACAAAATATTTCTTGACTCAAAGTTGGTGAAAAAGAATTATCCCATCTCTAAAATTTAAGAATTAGTTTCAAAGTCTTGAAATAACAAAAGGAATTCATGCCTTTGTAAAGCTATTTATATGACTATTTCAACATTGCTGATCAGTGAAAACTCATTAATGGTTATTCTTAAAGCTAAGGTACTAACCAAAACTAATTAAGAGCTAATtaaaacacttatttttaagGTCTTCTAGTTAGAACTTGATTAATATAATAGGCTACTGTTTTGGTCCTAAATAATGAACCGAATATGGTAAAATCTTAAAACAAATAAGGTAAATAACAATTAAGTGATCATGAAAATAACTAAAGCGGATCGCCTCATCCGATAGCCAAAATGAAGACTCTTTTATCCCCTTCACTGTTTATATAGTGTAGGAGAAAATATGCAGAGAAGTAAAGGAGTTGTAAACGGAAATGTGCGGCGGACTCCATGGATGCCGAGTCTCTTCTCGAAACTCAAAGTACTCCACCCGTGTACATGCAATGAAGAGTTAACAGAAACTTGGAATTAGAAAGGATGCTATTCAAAAGAAATATATGAACTCGGATAAGAATCACATGATTAAATATTTAAGAACATTTAGCTGAGTTAAAGCATAGTCATGTTTCTTTTAAGTAACAATAAATCTACACTTCATAGCAAAGTACTCAAGTTCAGTTTTTACTTAATGCAAAATTCCCCAAAGTGAAAAGCATAACACATGATTTCAACATTATCGGCATATTTAGTTTATTTCACATATCAAAACTTTCCGGTAAAAATATATCCCACCTTTATACTCTTAGCATCAACTAGAAGAAGATATAGAGGCCTAAAATATACTACTACTAGTTTTTTAAGAAATGATACTTCGAGCAAATATTCTAATACACCATGAGGGGAACTAAACAGATCTTAAAGATATGGCATTCGAGATTCATGAGTTGAAGCATATTTTACGTAACCAACTGTCGAAGAAAACAAATTATGCATATTGAATCATGATATCTAATTATGGGAACAAAATCCTAAAATCACATCGAGCAAGCAGAACATGAGCAGCACTTATGAATATTTTTAAAGGATCATTATTcctaaacatgaaatcataatcattcTTTCTCAACACAAGAAGTAAGGCCAAACCAGCAACCTTAGTTTTCTTACCAGCAAACATGTAGTATGCTTTGTCCACATAACATATTTTTAAGATCTCGAAAACATGATTTTTAGATGAGACTAATACCAGTCATGGAGTTGAACTAATATAAAACATTATATTATGACAGAGTTTAACCGATGTGCTAAAGATTAAGGATTAAAATAGTTACTACAGTATTATTTAAGGTTATGAAGTTCTCGAAAGTTATTGAAGGACATAGTAGTATATAAATAAGAGAGCTTGCAAAACATGATGTTCTGAGCTTGCCAAACATTCTGTTCGaacatagtaaaaaaaaattacattcaaACCTTAAGCTAATTAATCCTATTCATGAACCAAGATTTCAAACTAGGATTTCTAGACATGGAATATACAGGCATTTTTGAAAATCATCTCGACAAAATAAGAATAGCAGAGGATATCTAAACATGATTCTTAACACATATACACCTTTCTAATGAAGCAGTAGACACAGCCTAAGAGATCCGAAGTAAACGACACCAAACATATTGAATGccttgaaaaataaagaaattaaccACACTTCCACAATAtgtacaaaatcataaacatgcttaGAACTAAGAAATCGACGAGCAAAAAGACACCACTGACCTGCTATAGGTGCAGCGAAATGAGGCTTTAGGTCTCTGCCTCACCCTCTAAAACGAACGACGCTCCAATTCGAGATAAGAAGAGAATGAATACAAAGTGCCTtgagaagaaaaacaaatagtAAGAAGATAATGGTTTCAAAGAGAAAAGTGGCGGCCTAAAGAACTTGGTCCAAATGGACTCCAAATGCTAGTATTTATAGATACAAAATAGGGTTTTCTCGGATTCAAAgttttgggcgggattttaTACGAATTTGCTGTTTGAAATCAAAATTGAATCTCCTAAGGTTGATTTTTCTCAGAAATTTCAGAGGTGTTTTGGCCTTTTCTGTTGACCTCATTAGAGAGGAGGTATAAGGGGTCCTTATAGGTGACAGTTCTTACCCGGAAATGGAAGGACAATGCTCTGTCATGGCTGATGAACATTGGAGCTTTGcttgaaagaggaaaaagatGAGAAAGGGATGTGTGCGGCTGATTTTGAGTAGAAATTAGGTTTGCAAATGTTTAGGGATATTTGCGATGGATAGGCTAAAACGTTTGGGCCAGGCTTTCGGTTAGAGTTGGCTGAAATGGACGGATTCGGGCTACATTTTGGGTCATTAGTGGCCAAATCATGGatcaaatttttataaattgggCTAGTGTgaagtattttattttgtatttaagATACTTTCTTCCTTATATTCATTTGGGCTCCTAAATTAAGATGAAAGACACTCTttagttaattatatattaacGCGTGCTAAGGACAAAGAGAATTTGAGAGAATTATGGCCGAACTCCGGTCTCTGAGTTGCCTACATATCTTGGGTTGCACGAGAATCAAGTCGTGTGTAGTTCTGGGATAACCACGACACCTATGAATAACGAGTCACGATTGGTGcgaatctttaaaaaatattgtcCCAGTGTCGAATTATAATGACACTGGGTATTATGATTGAGGAAATATATCGAACTTGAGAATTCTGAAATATGAATACGTGTGAACTCGATGATCGGGTTATGGATGTAAGCGAAATATTTGGGGGTAGAGACTTGACCTTTGTCGGGAAGTCTGATTACCCTTCCCAACAAATTGCCCCAGTTCACTGCCTAAGAAATAGTTCCACGTTGCGCTAAAGCTCCTGCGAAACTTAAACTAGATAAAATagttagtaaataaatattaaaagtaaagcGACGTAAAACAAACATACTAAAATGACACCTCTCAAGCGTTAACTTGTGAGAATGCGGCCTTCTAAGCAGAAATGGTTTAATAAAAGGAAGTCTTAGGTAAAAGCTTATGAAAAAAGGGTTTTAGGTCGATGATTCATGAGAATGACGCCTTTGGGCAGTGATTAATGAAAATGAGGCCTTAGACCAGATATGAAGATCAGGCTATTTAAGCCAAATGATTTATCAAAATGAGGCTTTCTAAGCCGGCATAATGaggtttttctttaaaacccaatgatttgttatatcccgcattttgtacgtcggaatagtttaagttggttgcgataagttaagaacaaggctattttttttttcgacattgttttaaggcacgagttgcttatgaatttattggcatggaatattaagaaaaatttgggaccaaaagatgaattatggaaagttagacatttcatgaaaatttggggccaaaagtgaagttttggaaattttaattcatgaaaaaaaaatgaccatgtggccatgcacatgacttgtgggcaataggccacatgtatgaggtATATAGGtaatattagatgacttattaagtcatcttcaccatttcatctcctagaaatttcaagaaacatgaaggaaaaaaagaaggagaaaacggccaaggGTGGCGAAACTTGCCctcaattttgatcatggaaaattcttttcttctagtttttctaccaattggaaggccctcgttaacgtggagtagttgttggaacaagaaaatcgctcgttgtcgcaattcaccaaccttggccgtgtgaagaacatgaatggagaaggtaagatttaatcatctttacatgtttaataggtggttgtgcatgttgtgatatgtagaaatgaatggaattcatgaaattatgtgtgttgaagATGAGCCATGCATGTGTTggatttggccgtgtgtatgtgttgttgtgtaggagaGATGAAccaattgtatttagcatgtttgggtgttgttgtaatgtgtagaaatggatgaaaaccatggaatttgtatgttgttgttgtggccgaaaatgggctgatttggtgtaggcatgtgggactaatgtgatgtagtattttggttgtcgtcgttgtgaattctatgatgtaaaatgaagttttaatgatccaagttaaggttataattgtgtgggctgaattggaagataatgtgatcttgatatggtttcttgaatttatgaaaatgaagttgtaaacgtatgtattgttgacataatttatgaatgtggaagaaggaaaggggttggtaatgttcttgttaaattggaatggtttcgggtgagaaacatgtattggattggcttgtttgatcattgagcggattgtttgaaatgttcttgaatcttaattgaatgatcttggattggtacttgaacttaCGAGTGTTCACGTTagtttgaaagtatgtagttgaaatgaatataaaagaatgtcgtcgaattatgtagaaaggagttattaatgctagaatgcgttttgaattaatgattgatgttgtttatacggttgttggtattgttgttgaagatttggccgagttgaattctcggggatgtcgtatttataggggaaatgctgcccaaatttctgtagatcaAGTGCtaatttagaattggattcttcgatgcttatgactaatgtcgatgcctaatgatgttgttgtagactttgagaagccgagacgtaagttcggattagcttaggaagcgaacaaggtatgtgaagctcaccctttctttctttggcatgtcctagttatagttaggctatgacacgagtttcgaggtaactccattctcaAGCTACTAGTATGTTTATGGGTCAtatttgcttattgatgttagtatccttaatatggtcaaagtatggtctttatgtctatTGTACGATTGGATTTGGAATGTTGTAAAAatggttttgttcctaaaggatcttatgtctaaaaacgtccgtaactttcacaaatagaaccggattgctttgaaatgtttgtagaaagttttgtaacgtacaATGAcgttaattttcataggcggactcggaatgatttgatatacgactatggtccctacgatactttgatatacttatgatatttgatatgtttccgagtaccgtccgagctatatttgatatgactattgtccgatttttaaatgacgattcattcagattacttcattgagtctctgaaaatgatttatgtgcatatggtttctcactactctgctcgccGGCCTCGATATGTCAATATGTCCTTGcgtccgggccagggcatgtattcgtgcacgactctattgcattattcaccgcgtccctcactagagggccggggcacgttatatatatatatatatgatgatgatgtgatgatggggatggcggccaggatggcataccgagtcccttgctagcggggccgggacacgctattcaccgagtccctcactagagggccgggtacggtatatatatatatttgtatatgcatgatgatgatgatatggttttacttaccgcgtccctcactagagggccggggcacgttatatgtttatgaatatgatgattttacctaccgagtccctcactagagggccgggacacactatatgtatacatgatgattatatgatttgatatgcatgataaacgttttcaaaggcaagttttatgattttctgtactcattacttcagtatgatcccgcttactgtattctgtgctttacatactcagtacatattccgtaccgacccccttttcttcgggggctgcgtttcatgccgcgcaggtacacccagatgagcagAAGATGTTAGTGGAGGATGttcagcgggattggcgagctccatttcctccggagtgctgccgaatCAGAGCGTTATGTCGTgacagtttgttctatgttagagactttgcagacagtgtcgtgggtataagatgtcggttatgtaagtgGCTATGTAAACCGAtatattattacgcattgtattaaaatttttatatgttacggatttttttttgattcgagaaaggtaaaaagcatgttattcttcgaaaaactttcgttatgtatttgtgtcatgatttgagagacagcgtgattatgagtattatgtaagtcagcgggttcgctcggccctaaataagggtcgggtgcccatcacgccctaacagaaattagggtgtgacatgattgatgaaaatgaggtttttCAAACCAACATGATTCATGGTAATGACGCTTTTGACAATTTGTAAAGCATTTATGCAGTGCATTTTAAAGCATTTGTGCGGTGCATGTGCGTTTGAAAGCATTTACGCGAAGTGGTTGAAAGCATTTGTGCAGTGCGTGTGCAGTGTTTCTTAAAGCAGGCATGCAAAGCATTTGAAAGCAGTTATGCAAtgcatgtgcagtgcatttgaaagcatttatgcagAGCATTTGAAAGCAGTAGTGCAAtgcatgtgcagtgcatttgAAAGCGGTAGTGCAATACATGTGCAGtgcatttgaaagcatttatgcagAGCATTTGAAAGCAGTAGTGCGATGCATGTGTAGTGCATTTGAAAGCAGTAGAAAATATTTGTGCATCGATATATTTGAAAAGCTTTGTAAaacttaagcattaatttatcGTAAATTTCGAGAATTATTGGTACTTGAGAGGCATAATTCCTCCTAAatgttataagaaaactcaaaccGTTCGACGCATAGTCCTTTCAAGGCTGTAAACATTACAGATTTCCAGCTTCCGCAATTTTGAAAACCTACactcaaagaaaatttgtaagTTTTGGGGGAGGTTGCTTCGCATTGACTTTGAAGATCCAGTTCTTGATGCTTCGTGCTTCCAGCTTTGTTTGGACTTGTAACCTCCGCCTAGTAACCTCTGCCTATTTCTAAATCTTGgccaattaataaaaatgatttGATTGAAAATCATATTATTTCTAAAGGAAATATGCATAAATTTATGGTAAATATGTATCTAGTGATAAATAATTTCTGCCGAACTTTGAACTGTGACACGTTGTGAAACATAGCGAAtgtcctttctccaaagtctttCCTTTGTCTGATGACTTTGTTGACCATATACTCTTCCATGCCTCTCGATGTAATGATGCCCTTAAAAAATTGCCTCAGTTTCTGGCATAGAAGGATATTGAACTTTCAACATGACGAGACTGAGCCTTATAtagctgcctacgtatcccaccaagggaatcaggtcaagcgtagttcaaaacatacaaggcaaaataaaattgaaattttataatAACGTGACCGAAGCCTATGTAggccgcctacgtatcccaccacgggaatcaggtcaggcgtagttcatattacaagcaaatgaaaattttagaaatttgtatCTTAAAAAGACCAAACCCGATATAGGTTTCTTACGTATCCCACCGAGGGAACGTAGTTTTCATTACATAGAAAGACATTACAAGATATTACATATAAAATAAACGAAAAGCTCCTAAAGGTAGTATCTCTTAACGGCATCTGCATTGATAGCTCTCGGCCACACTTCGCTATCCATTTCTGCTAGAATTAGTGTTCCTCCAGTTAGTACTCGGTGAACCATGTAAGGCCCTTGCCAGTTAGGTGCAAATTTTCTCTTAGCTTCATTTTGGTGTGGGAATATGCGCTTCAACACCAATTGCCCCGATTTGAACTGTCTCGGTTTTACCTTCTTGTTGAAAGCTTTGGTCATTCTGTTCTGGTAAAGCTGTCCATGACAAACTGCATTCATCCTCTTTTCATCAATAAGCATCAATTGTTCATATCGATTTTGTATCCACTTAGAATCACTCAACTCAGCTTCTTAGATAATCCTCAAGGAAGGTATCTCTACCTGCGGGTAACACGACCTCCGTTCCATAGACCAAAAGATAAGGAGTTGCCCCAGTTGAAGTCCTAACAGTGGTGCGATAACCAAGAAGGGCCAATGGCAATTTTTTGTGCCAATGTCTGTAATTATCAATCGTCTTCCGTAATATTctcttgatgttcttgttggctGCTTCAACTGCTCCATTCATCTGAGATCGATAAGGGGTGGAATTGCGATGAATAATCTTAAATGTTTCGCATATCTCACGCATCAAACCACTATTAAGATTAGCTCCATTATCTGTTATAATCGACTCAGGGATTTCGAATCGGCAAATGATGTTATTGCGAACAAAGTCCACCACTACTTTCTTCGTCACTGATTTGTACGAAGATGCTTCTACCCATTTTGTGAAGTAGTCGATGGCTACCAAAATGAACCTATGTCCATTTGACGCGGCCGGCTCGATAGGACCAATGACATCTATGCCCCAAGCTGCAAATGGCCAAGAAGAACTCGTCACATTTAACTCATTTAGTGGGACTCGAATCAAATCGCCATGAATCTGACATTGGTGACATTTTTGCACAAAACGAATGCAGTCTGTTTCGATAGTCAT
This genomic interval carries:
- the LOC132041411 gene encoding uncharacterized protein LOC132041411 isoform X2 is translated as MEVDRLGDRLRDQTQQTESYKRLYEQREEYIRGMPDPSTLQSDLEKTREERDLLAEKAREKVTQIEQLWSELDELKAELGAFKSKTDGLASEKDSLKEGLASLKQKLRVAVDKADKWSQLNGELREKLTSAESERDTLGHENTELKLKLNEALE
- the LOC132041411 gene encoding uncharacterized protein LOC132041411 isoform X1; translated protein: MEVDRLGDRLRDQTQQTESYKRLYEQREEYIRGMPDPSTLQSDLEKTREERDLLAEKVRIFEVYNSRLTADANTTTSQAREKVTQIEQLWSELDELKAELGAFKSKTDGLASEKDSLKEGLASLKQKLRVAVDKADKWSQLNGELREKLTSAESERDTLGHENTELKLKLNEALE